A genomic region of Spea bombifrons isolate aSpeBom1 chromosome 9, aSpeBom1.2.pri, whole genome shotgun sequence contains the following coding sequences:
- the LOC128505189 gene encoding olfactory receptor 12D1-like, with protein sequence MEEWNRTSVKEFILLGITDLPQLQVFLFITFLMFYLFCFVGNLTIVAVVIVERSLHTPMYFFLGNLSFLELFYSSTIVPKMLAGLVMEDKKVISFWGCIAQLHVFHFLGSTEAMLLTSMSYDRYVAICNPLRYHVLMSKTTCIQLASACWFIGYFYSLTHTILTSRLPFCRMNRVTHFCCDIKPLLILACTDTSLNESLVSIVTGFVGLSSFFFIVISYLFIGTHILNIRSSQGRQKAISTCTSHFTVVLLYYGTAFFTYLRPATLDSLEQDRMTAILFTVITPAMNPFIYTLRNKDVKAAVQKYIFGEHYF encoded by the coding sequence ATGGAAGAATGGAATCGCACGTCGGTAAAAGAATTCATCCTGTTGGGAATCACGGACCTTCCTCAGCTCCAGGTGTTCCTCTTCATCACGTTCCTTATGTTCTATCTCTTTTGTTTTGTGGGGAATCTGACCATTGTGGCTGTAGTCATCGTAGAGCGGAGCCTTCACACTCCTATGTACTTCTTTTTGGGAAATCTGTCATTTTTGGAATTATTCTATTCATCAACAATAGTCCCCAAGATGTTAGCAGGCTTGGTGATGGAAGACAAAAAGGTAATATCCTTTTGGGGCTGCATAGCCCAACTCCACGTCTTTCATTTTTTGGGAAGCACAGAGGCCATGCTCCTCACATCCATGTCTTATGACAGATACGTTGCTATTTGTAACCCCCTACGTTATCATGTCCTTATGTCAAAGACCACTTGTATCCAACTGGCATCCGCCTGCTGGTTCATCGGTTACTTTTATTCCTTGACACACACTATTCTAACATCCAGGCTGCCCTTCTGTAGGATGAACAGGGTCACTCATTTCTGCTGTGATATAAAACCTCTTTTGATACTGGCCTGTACAGATACCAGCCTCAACGAGAGCCTTGTGTCCATTGTTACCGGCTTTGTAGGTCTTTCCAGCTTCTTTTTTATTGTGATCTCTTATCTCTTTATTGGTACCCATATTCTAAACATCCGATCTTCTCAAGGAAGACAAAAGGCCATTTCCACCTGCACTTCCCACTTCACCGTTGTCCTCTTATATTACGGAACTGCCTTTTTTACGTACCTGAGACCGGCCACTCTAGATTCATTGGAACAGGACCGAATGACCGCCATATTGTTCACAGTTATTACTCCAGCTATGAACCCTTTTATTTATACCCTGAGGAACAAAGACGTGAAAGCGGCTgttcaaaaatatatctttgGAGAACACTATTTTTGA